Genomic window (Spirochaetota bacterium):
ATATGAAAAAGCCCTTGATGCTACATCAGCTCTTGCACTTACGCTTGGAACCAATGAATACAAAGTGCAGGATATGAATGCTGAATATGTAACAGTAGCTATTGAAGATCAATGGGATATCAATACTGGTGCCGGAATGCTCTTTTTATCTGTTGGTGCTTCATATGATGCACAAAATCTATCTACAGTACGTGCTTATGATAAAAATACCGATTCATTAACTTCATACCCCAAAATGGAAAATACAGCATATATCTGGGGAACATATGACTCATTTAATCCTGTTATGGCAGCCATGTATGAAGCAATCCCTGACTTACTTAAAATCAGGCTTGCATGTGGTATAAAAACCATGTTTCCTAACTTATCACAGTATAAAGATATCGGTCAGGATATACTTGATAACAATGAAGAATACCAGATTAAACCCGAAACCATATACAATAGCAACACTGGTTTTGAAATTATACTGTGGGACAATGCATTATCATTTAGAAATGATTATTTTATTACAAAGGTGAAAAACAAAATAGCACGGGTATATGATCCTGATAGTGCATATGAAAAATATGACAACATTGAGGGTATAACTGCACAGGGTATTGAAAGCACACTTACCTATGAAACATCATTAAAAAGTATTTCAATACAATGTACTTTAAATTATGTGTTTACCCATGCCCAAAATGATGAAGTATCAAGTCTTACTTATGGTAAAAGAGTTGAAGGTATACCCACACATCAGTTCCTTATTCAACTAATGATAGGTTTGCCAACTAAAACTGACTTCGTTTTCTGGGGAACCTATACTGCCGACCAGATTGTGTATGTTGCAAATACCTCGTATGATTTTACCACAACATCATTCAGTGCTGATGCATATAATACAGTGCATTTACATAATCCGATAATGCTTAATATTAAACTCCAGCAAAAATTTTTAACACATTATTCCCTGTATGTAACATGTAAAAATATTTTAGACGATTATGCGGCTGATCCATTTAATCCTGGCCCAGGACGAATGTTCTATGCTGGACTCAATGCTGAGTTATAATACGGATAGTAGCTGTATATAAGTATCTCACTATAATACGTACAGGGAGGAGCGCTGGCACTGTTCCTGTACGTACTTTGTAAAAAACATGTATAGAAGGATTGATAACATGAAAAAATATAAAACGTTTATACCATATATTCTTATACTAGCATTAGTTGTATATATTACTTTTACTCATCTCGGTAATAATCCCCAGAATATCATAGCTGTAACTGGAGCAACACCAAAAGCTATTGTAGCACCAATACCTGATAATATAACTCTAACCGTTAAAGGATGTACTACAAAAGTTTATACCTTTAATAACAGGGAACTGGAGGCATTGGCTTCTTCTTATCTTTTTACCAGAGAAATTTCAGACGAAGGAACATATCTGGGTGCATATAGGTATCATGGGATCCCAATTATAAATATACTTGATGGGATAAAAATAAAAAAGCCTGCTGATGCTGCATTTGATGGCCCTCATGATATAATTGTTCAGTTTAAATCACGTAAAGGCAAAATATCAAAATGCAGCTATGGAGAGCTGGTTATGTCGAAAAATATGTTTAACTACATATTGGCATATAAGCGTGAACCAATACAACCAGCAAAGGAAGGTGACTCATATACAAAAAATCTATACAAAAAAGATATTAAAGGCCTAAAGTTAGTTATCGCGTGTGATATAGATACTACCCGCTACCTTGATGATGTTATTGAAATTAATCTTTTATTGCCAAACTATGATGATTCGTTATTACCAGAAACAAAAAAAGGGAAAAGTTGTTTGGCAACACGTGTTGTATGTATTTCACAGGGAAAACCGCATACTGCTGACTTTTTACATGTACAGCCACAGGCAGTATCCAACTGGATACAGGTTGGTCATGGCAGAGGATATAAAGGCATATCTAATGCAAAAGGATTTAATCTAAAATATTTTCTTGTTAAAAATTTTTCTCCTATTCCCCATGATGCATGGTTTTTATTTGTTGGGTGTGATGGATATCGTTGTGTATTTTCATATCAAGAAATATTTGAGCATGATAGTGGGAATAAACTTCTAATTGCAACACACATAAATGGGAAACCAGCACAAGGGAATTATATGCTGGCTAGCACTGATGATTTCTTTGTTGATAGATGTGTGTGGGGACTATCGCATATTTTACTTTTTAAATAATATATGAACGTTTCTATACACATTTTGATTTACATAACCGTTTTAATATATACTGCTTCTTTTATAGCAATAGTTATTACCAAGACATATTTATCATTTGTATTACTTATTACTGGATGTGTTTGTAATACCGTATACCTTTTTCACAGGATGAGTATCAGCGGCTACCCTGTTTTACAGGGAGTCTTTGATAGTGTATTTTTTACTCCATGGGCAATAGGATTTACTCTAATTATATTTTTTTATTTATATAAAAATCACATGATTTTATATGCAACAGCTGTACTCGTCCTTACAGGTCTGATAGCCTTATGGTATCCCAAAGGCATTATATTGCCTGAACCTCATAAATCACACGTTTTAGCATATATCTTCTTCGCTACAGAATCATTTGGCATAGGCCTTTTTTATATAAGTGGGTGTTATTCCCTACTCTATCTTTTAAACAATAACAATGAAAATAATTATTTTTATTTTGCCAAACTTTGCATTATTTATGGATTTATTATGTATAGTATCGCACAATTTGCTGGTGCAACATGGTGTTATTATGGATGGGGAACTCTTTTTAAATGGAGTCCACGGCATTTGCAAAGTGCTTTTATTTGGACAATGTATATAAATTTCATTCACCTTAAATATATACCATATTTCAACAATAAGAGAAAATTACTATATGCATTACTATGTTCATTAATAACATTTATTTTTTATCTGTGCTCATATATGCATGAATACACAATACAACGAATAGGTGGCTAACACCATGAACAAAATGTGGAATATATTATGTAGTCTGCATACCACATTCTGGCTACTTGCAATGCTTTCATTTTTTTTATTGTGTGGTTTTATTTATGCAAACACATACTTTAAATTCTATGTCACGCTTGATAATAGTCCCATTCTGCAATGGTTACAAAATGCCATAATAGTTGATTTTTATAGAACATGGTGGATTTTAGGATTATGTATTATTATACCATGTATTATATGCAATATGTTTTTTTGTACCATTGAAAAATTAATATTAATTATAAAAAATAACAATACACTTTCAAACAAGCAATTAGTGGGAAAATATATCATAGCTATAGTCCATCTAATGAGTATTGTTATATTAATTTCACATTTTATCTCA
Coding sequences:
- the ccsA gene encoding cytochrome c biogenesis protein CcsA; this translates as MSISGYPVLQGVFDSVFFTPWAIGFTLIIFFYLYKNHMILYATAVLVLTGLIALWYPKGIILPEPHKSHVLAYIFFATESFGIGLFYISGCYSLLYLLNNNNENNYFYFAKLCIIYGFIMYSIAQFAGATWCYYGWGTLFKWSPRHLQSAFIWTMYINFIHLKYIPYFNNKRKLLYALLCSLITFIFYLCSYMHEYTIQRIGG